The following are from one region of the Silene latifolia isolate original U9 population chromosome 9, ASM4854445v1, whole genome shotgun sequence genome:
- the LOC141599040 gene encoding MLO-like protein 4 isoform X1, with product MEGELREGRSLAETPTWSVATVTTIMVFVCFLVERSIYWFGKWLKKKRRKALLASLEKIKEELMLLGLISLMLGQWARWISEICVDSSLFDSRFYTCTEEDFSPHNHFLVRESHPSLNETDVPPKGLYSSVSHTCPKGREPFVSYEGLEQLHRFLFVLGITHVLYSFVAVGLAMTKIYSWRKWEYQAIDQAGDGDLQAKKNKVMRRQTTFAFHHASHPWSRNRVLIWMLCFLRQFKNTIKKSDYLALRLGFITNHKLPLSYNFHKYMVRSMEDEFNAIVGISWPLWGYAILCILLNVHGLNIYFWLSFIPVVLVMLLGTKLEHVVSLLALEIAEQSGPASGTQVKPRDGLFWFGKPEMILWLIQFVSFQNSFELATFIWSMWGFKQHACFTKNHTMVVTRLVSGVLVQFWCSYSTVPLSVIITQMGSKCKKALVAESVRDSLHSWCKRVKAKSKRSHTARSVCSLDDIDETLTVASLTLSSSSSVASLNEIKVANPKQTGEAGVSNSVTVPDDFTSFRIEEYISQAAQATFQDNSDTLADLFQKT from the exons ATGGAAGGTGAGTTAAGAGAAGGGAGGTCTTTAGCTGAAACACCAACATGGTCTGTTGCAACAGTTACTACTATTATggtgtttgtttgttttcttgtagaaaggtcTATTTATTGGTTTGGTAAG TggttgaagaagaaaagaaggaaagctTTGTTGGCTTCTTTGGAGAAGATTAAGGAAG AGCTTATGCTACTGGGTCTGATATCATTAATGTTGGGGCAATGGGCGAGATGGATTTCTGAAATATGTGTGGATTCATCTCTTTTTGACAGTAGATTCTACACTTGTACCGAGGAAGATTTCTCTCCGCATAATCATTTCTTAGTTAGAGAGTCTCACCCTTCTTTGAACGAGACTGATGTTCCTCCAAAAGGATTATACAGTTCCGTCTCTCATACATGTCCCAAG GGGCGTGAACCGTTTGTGTCATATGAAGGTCTAGAACAGCTTCACCGATTCTTGTTTGTACTTGGTATCACCCATGTTCTGTACAGCTTTGTTGCAGTTGGGCTAGCCATGACAAAG ATATACAGTTGGAGAAAATGGGAGTATCAAGCGATTGATCAAGCTGGTGATGGAGATTTGCAAG CAAAGAAGAACAAAGTTATGAGGCGGCAAACAACCTTTGCTTTCCACCATGCCTCCCATCCATGGAGCAGAAACCGGGTTCTAATCTGGATG CTATGTTTTCTACGACAATTCAAGAATACGATTAAGAAGTCGGACTATTTGGCCCTCCGTTTGGGTTTTATTACC AACCACAAATTACCACTTTCCTACAACTTCCACAAATACATGGTCAGGAGcatggaagatgaattcaatGCAATTGTAGGAATCAG CTGGCCGCTATGGGGCTATGCTATATTATGTATTCTGCTCAATGTCCACG GGCTAAACATCTACTTTTGGCTTTCTTTTATTCCCGTCGTT CTTGTGATGCTGTTGGGGACAAAGCTTGAACATGTTGTCTCCCTGTTAGCACTAGAGATAGCAGAACAATCAGGCCCAGCCAGTGGGACGCAAGTGAAACCACGTGATGGGCTGTTCTGGTTTGGAAAGCCAGAGATGATACTATGGCTAATACAGTTTGTTTCCTTCCAG AATTCGTTTGAATTGGCAACATTTATTTGGTCCATG TGGGGATTCAAGCAACATGCTTGTTTTACAAAGAACCATACAATGGTTGTAACACGTCTAGTTTCCGG AGTTCTTGTTCAATTTTGGTGCAGCTACAGCACAGTTCCTCTTAGCGTTATCATTACTCAG ATGGGATCAAAATGCAAGAAAGCGTTGGTAGCGGAGAGTGTAAGAGATTCGTTACACAGTTGGTGCAAAAGAGTAAAGGCCAAGTCAAAACGGTCTCATACAGCGAGATCAGTTTGCTCCCTTGACGACATAGATGAGACACTTACAGTTGCATCCCTTACATTATCTTCAAGCTCTTCCGTGGCTTCTTTGAATGAGATCAAAGTAGCAAATCCCAAGCAAACTGGAGAAGCCGGTGTTTCAAATTCCGTTACTGTCCCTGATGATTTTACTTCCTTTCGTATAGAGGAGTATATCTCCCAGGCCGCTCAAGCTACTTTCCAGGACAACTCTGATACACTTGCTGATTTGTTTCAGAAAACCTGA
- the LOC141599040 gene encoding MLO-like protein 4 isoform X2 produces MEGELREGRSLAETPTWSVATVTTIMVFVCFLVERSIYWFGKWLKKKRRKALLASLEKIKEELMLLGLISLMLGQWARWISEICVDSSLFDSRFYTCTEEDFSPHNHFLVRESHPSLNETDVPPKGLYSSVSHTCPKIYSWRKWEYQAIDQAGDGDLQAKKNKVMRRQTTFAFHHASHPWSRNRVLIWMLCFLRQFKNTIKKSDYLALRLGFITNHKLPLSYNFHKYMVRSMEDEFNAIVGISWPLWGYAILCILLNVHGLNIYFWLSFIPVVLVMLLGTKLEHVVSLLALEIAEQSGPASGTQVKPRDGLFWFGKPEMILWLIQFVSFQNSFELATFIWSMWGFKQHACFTKNHTMVVTRLVSGVLVQFWCSYSTVPLSVIITQMGSKCKKALVAESVRDSLHSWCKRVKAKSKRSHTARSVCSLDDIDETLTVASLTLSSSSSVASLNEIKVANPKQTGEAGVSNSVTVPDDFTSFRIEEYISQAAQATFQDNSDTLADLFQKT; encoded by the exons ATGGAAGGTGAGTTAAGAGAAGGGAGGTCTTTAGCTGAAACACCAACATGGTCTGTTGCAACAGTTACTACTATTATggtgtttgtttgttttcttgtagaaaggtcTATTTATTGGTTTGGTAAG TggttgaagaagaaaagaaggaaagctTTGTTGGCTTCTTTGGAGAAGATTAAGGAAG AGCTTATGCTACTGGGTCTGATATCATTAATGTTGGGGCAATGGGCGAGATGGATTTCTGAAATATGTGTGGATTCATCTCTTTTTGACAGTAGATTCTACACTTGTACCGAGGAAGATTTCTCTCCGCATAATCATTTCTTAGTTAGAGAGTCTCACCCTTCTTTGAACGAGACTGATGTTCCTCCAAAAGGATTATACAGTTCCGTCTCTCATACATGTCCCAAG ATATACAGTTGGAGAAAATGGGAGTATCAAGCGATTGATCAAGCTGGTGATGGAGATTTGCAAG CAAAGAAGAACAAAGTTATGAGGCGGCAAACAACCTTTGCTTTCCACCATGCCTCCCATCCATGGAGCAGAAACCGGGTTCTAATCTGGATG CTATGTTTTCTACGACAATTCAAGAATACGATTAAGAAGTCGGACTATTTGGCCCTCCGTTTGGGTTTTATTACC AACCACAAATTACCACTTTCCTACAACTTCCACAAATACATGGTCAGGAGcatggaagatgaattcaatGCAATTGTAGGAATCAG CTGGCCGCTATGGGGCTATGCTATATTATGTATTCTGCTCAATGTCCACG GGCTAAACATCTACTTTTGGCTTTCTTTTATTCCCGTCGTT CTTGTGATGCTGTTGGGGACAAAGCTTGAACATGTTGTCTCCCTGTTAGCACTAGAGATAGCAGAACAATCAGGCCCAGCCAGTGGGACGCAAGTGAAACCACGTGATGGGCTGTTCTGGTTTGGAAAGCCAGAGATGATACTATGGCTAATACAGTTTGTTTCCTTCCAG AATTCGTTTGAATTGGCAACATTTATTTGGTCCATG TGGGGATTCAAGCAACATGCTTGTTTTACAAAGAACCATACAATGGTTGTAACACGTCTAGTTTCCGG AGTTCTTGTTCAATTTTGGTGCAGCTACAGCACAGTTCCTCTTAGCGTTATCATTACTCAG ATGGGATCAAAATGCAAGAAAGCGTTGGTAGCGGAGAGTGTAAGAGATTCGTTACACAGTTGGTGCAAAAGAGTAAAGGCCAAGTCAAAACGGTCTCATACAGCGAGATCAGTTTGCTCCCTTGACGACATAGATGAGACACTTACAGTTGCATCCCTTACATTATCTTCAAGCTCTTCCGTGGCTTCTTTGAATGAGATCAAAGTAGCAAATCCCAAGCAAACTGGAGAAGCCGGTGTTTCAAATTCCGTTACTGTCCCTGATGATTTTACTTCCTTTCGTATAGAGGAGTATATCTCCCAGGCCGCTCAAGCTACTTTCCAGGACAACTCTGATACACTTGCTGATTTGTTTCAGAAAACCTGA
- the LOC141599047 gene encoding uncharacterized protein LOC141599047, producing the protein MDVQQATNKSDLVLILDYGSQYTHLITRRIRSLSVFSLCISGTSSLKTITDLNPRVIILSGGPHSVHAPDAPVFPDGFVEFVEEKGVHVLGICYGLQLIVQKLGGLVKVGDKQEYGKMEIEVLCDGSRLFGDKFKGDKQVVWMSHGDEVAKMPDGFRVVATSQQGAVAAIENPVRKFYGLQYHPEVTHSPLGMDTLRYFLFDVCGVSADWTMEDVLNEEIKVIQNTVASDDHVICALSGGVDSAVAAILVHKAIGDRLHCIFVDNGLLRYKERERVMDTFEKDLHLPVTCVNATEKFLSKLKGVVDPEKKRKIIGKEFICIFDEFAQELEKKFGKKPTYLVQGTLYPDVIESCPPPGSGRNHSHTIKSHHNVGGLPKDMKLKLIEPLKLLFKDEVRALGKIMDVPEGFLKRHPFPGPGLAVRVIGDVTEGNRLETLRQVDEIFIQSIRDAGLYDEIWQAFAVFLGIQSVGVQGDQRSHSDVVGLRAVTSHDGMTATWYRFDWDFLDSVSTKITNSVRGVNRVVLDITSKPPSTIEWE; encoded by the exons ATGGATGTTCAACAAGCAACCAATAAATCAGATTTAGTACTAATCCTAGATTATGGTTCTCAATACACCCACCTCATAACTCGTCGAATCCGGTCTCTTTCAGTCTTTTCGCTCTGCATTTCCGGCACATCCTCACTCAAAACCATCACTGACTTAAACCCACGTGTAATTATCCTTTCCGGTGGTCCCCACTCAGTTCACGCGCCTGACGCGCCGGTATTCCCTGATGGGTTCGTTGAATTTGTGGAAGAAAAAGGCGTTCATGTACTCGGGATTTGTTATGGTTTGCAATTGATTGTCCAAAAGCTTGGGGGTTTAGTCAAAGTTGGTGATAAACAAGAATATGGTAAAATGGAGATTGAAGTTTTATGTGATGGAAGTAGGTTGTTTGGGGATAAGTTTAAGGGTGATAAACAGGTTGTTTGGATGAGCCATGGCGACGAGGTTGCTAAAATGCCTGATGGGTTTCGAGTCGTGGCGACTAGCCAGCAAGGTGCTGTTGCTGCTATTGAGAATCCTGTCAGGAAGTTTTATGGACTTCAGTATCATCCTGAG GTTACACATTCTCCACTAGGGATGGACACGCTGCGGTATTTTTTGTTTGATGTTTGTGGGGTAAGTGCTGACTGGACTATGGAAGACGTTCTGAATGAAGAAATCAAAGTTATTCAGaatacagtagcttctgatgaTCACGTCATTTGTGCATTATCAGGCGGTGTTGATTCTGCTGTTGCTGCTATCCTTGTTCACAAGGCTATTGGTGACAGACTTCATTGCATTTTTGTGGATAATGGGCTTTTAAG GTATAAGGAGAGAGAGCGTGTTATGGATACATTTGAGAAAGATCTCCACCTCCCTGTGACTTGTGTTAATGCAACAGAGAAATTTCTAAGCAAATTGAAGGGTGTTGTTGATCCTGAGAAGAAAAGAAAGATAATAGGGAAGGAATTTATTTGCATATTTGATGAATTTGCTCAAGAATTGGAGAAGAAGTTTGGAAAGAAGCCTACGTACTTGGTTCAAGGAACCTTGTATCCAGATGTTATTGAATCTTGCCCGCCTCCAGGAAGTGGAAGAAATCACTCCCATACAATTAAGAGTCATCATAATGTTGGTGGACTTCCAAAGGACATGAAGCTGAAACTTATCGAACCTCTTAAGCTATTATTTAAGgatgag GTGCGTGCACTAGGAAAGATCATGGACGTTCCTGAAGGATTTCTGAAACGTCACCCGTTCCCTGGACCTGGGCTGGCTGTTCGTGTTATTGGCGATGTCACTGAAGGAAACCGTTTAGAAACTTTGCGGCAG GTTGATGAAATATTTATTCAGTCTATTAGAGATGCTGGACTATATGATGAAATATGGCAAGCATTTGCTGTTTTCTTGGGTATTCAATCAGTTGGAGTGCAAGGTGATCAAAGAAGTCATTCTGATGTTGTAGGCTTACGAGCTGTTACAAGTCACGACGGGATGACAGCTACTTG GTACCGTTTTGATTGGGATTTCCTTGATAGCGTGTCCACCAAAATCACCAATAGTGTTCGGGGTGTTAATCGAGTTGTTCTGGACATAACCTCAAAGCCCCCGTCTACGATAGAGTGGGAATGA
- the LOC141599049 gene encoding uncharacterized protein LOC141599049, which yields MADEETVVAIKKPPRPLVRLVLLLMSHRVLVSSICCIAGVVALLILPVLAKNTYISENALMPGSASSMLSGRDVADANKLIAEIMGLKSKGNTAGIEIPRILAKCITDLGAEASQFQFKEQSNSFHPLHFFSSPDNDLTHENISCSWPAISTVGIIRAPRGDGKESIVLVTPYNPVKPYADEALTLAVAYSVFSLLTQVTWLAKDFIWLAADSRYGEHESVAAWLKHYYAPRFDSPGIMHNSFCPASNHLDEHEENQIIGEQPLESFRRAGTMAAALVVKVNGEEKSDDSLSIFAEASNGQMPNLDLINIVNHLAVHYQGFHVKVGRLWPLLHSNILKSVGEAIQFLGKIARMLNPQWVFGVSAGEYVDGVATLASSLYSQALGVPTGSHGAFRDYQIDAVTLVISTKASPYNYVKKSEFLLRSGRLVEGVVRSVNNLLEKFHQSFFLYLLTGPSKFVSVGVYMIAFALLIAPLPIVAASLYSDAIKSDPESSSKTNPSLDLTASTNSWRWLRSARTVFIIHIWAVFVALYPYFICQIPNTTSTTCVLSWILLSILSLHFLYLLFGSPFSNLTKSLPSEKEWAVLKSVMIAAAFTGLSLMSVVNFAAAEIGALLIVPLCLMAHPLKLDFQVRTRKALARIACNVVLGLSGFPPFGFFLMKGLLEGFSHANFGEFWIWVESLWLGNSATYLYVMLVHLPCWVLCVHILLHRCH from the exons ATGGCTGATGAGGAGACAGTTGTGGCGATTAAGAAGCCGCCTCGTCCGCTTGTGCGTCTTGTGCTTCTTTTGATGTCTCATCGTGTTCTTGTCAG TTCTATTTGCTGTATTGCTGGAGTTGTTGCTCTTTTGATCTTGCCAGTTCTTGCCAAAAACACCTACATTTCAGAAAACGCGCTCATGCCAG GTTCAGCAAGTTCCATGCTCTCTGGCCGTGATGTTGCAGATGCTAATAAACTTATTGCTGAGATAATGGGCTTGAAATCTAAAGGCAATACTGCAGGCAT AGAAATTCCAAGGATACTAGCAAAGTGCATAACGGACTTGGGCGCCGAAGCTAGTCAGTTCCAGTTCAAAGAACAGTCAAATAGTTTCCATCCTCTTCATTTTTTTTCTAGCCCAGATAATGACCTAACACATGAAAATATAAGTTGTTCCTGGCCAGCTATCAGTACTGTGGGGATAATCAGGGCTCCACGTGGTGATGGGAAGGAATCTATTGTCTTGGTCACTCCTTATAATCCCGTTAAGCCTTATGCTGATGAAGCCTTAACTTTGGCTGTGGCATACTCAGTTTTCAGTTTGCTCACACAAGTCACCTGGCTGGCAAAGGATTTTATCTGGCTTGCTGCAGATTCTCGGTACGGGGAACATGAATCAGTTGCTGCTTGGTTGAAACACTATTATGCCCCAAGATTTGATAGTCCAGGAATAATGCACAATAGTTTTTGCCCTGCTAGCAATCACCTTGATGAACATGAGGAGAATCAAATTATAGGTGAACAGCCACTCGAGAGCTTCAGACGTGCTGGTACTATGGCTGCGGCCTTGGTTGTCAAAGTTAATGGAGAAGAAAAATCTGATGACAGTCTAAGTATATTTGCTGAGGCATCAAACGGTCAAATGCCAAATCTTGATCTTATAAATATCGTGAATCATTTGGCGGTACACTATCAAGGTTTTCATGTTAAGGTGGGGAGACTGTGGCCGTTGCTACATTCAAATATTCTGAAGAGTGTTGGGGAAGCAATTCAGTTTCTAGGAAAAATTGCTAGAATGTTAAATCCCCAGTGGGTATTTGGTGTGTCTGCTGGTGAATATGTTGATGGTGTTGCTACCCTTGCCAGTTCATTGTATTCTCAG GCTTTAGGTGTTCCGACTGGTTCTCATGGTGCTTTTCGCGATTACCAAATTGATGCTGTGACGTTGGTGATATCTACAAAAGCTTCACCATATAACTATGTCAAAAAGAGTGAATTTCTATTACGGAGTGGCCG GTTGGTTGAAGGTGTAGTTAGATCAGTGAACAACTTGCTTGAGAAGTTTCACCAGTCTTTCTTCCTCTACCTCCTAACAGGCCCCAGCAAGTTTGTATCAGTTGGCGTCTACATGATTGCTTTTGCTCTTCTTATTGCACCGTTACCAATCGTTGCTGCTTCTCTTTACTCTGATGCCATTAAGTCTGATCCTGAATCTTCATCAAAGACCAACCCTTCTCTTGACCTAACCGCCTCCACTAATTCGTGGAGATGGCTTCGTTCGGCAAGAACCGTATTTATCATTCACATATGGGCGGTTTTCGTAGCACTATATCCGTATTTCATTTGTCAGATTCCCAATACGACCTCAACAACTTGCGTTCTTTCCTGGATTTTGCTATCAATACTCAGCCTTCACTTCTTGTACTTGCTTTTCGGCTCTCCATTCTCCAACCTCACAAAGTCTCTCCCCTCGGAAAAAGAATGGGCAGTCTTGAAATCTGTAATGATTGCAGCTGCATTTACTGGTTTGTCCCTAATGTCAGTGGTTAACTTTGCAGCGGCGGAGATCGGGGCGTTGTTGATCGTACCCTTATGCTTAATGGCCCATCCTTTAAAACTAGATTTCCAGGTTCGTACTCGAAAAGCTCTTGCAAGAATCGCTTGCAACGTGGTCCTAGGATTGTCAGGCTTTCCACCATTTGGTTTCTTTTTAATGAAAGGTTTGTTGGAAGGATTTAGCCACGCTAACTTTGGCGAGTTTTGGATCTGGGTTGAGTCGCTATGGCTAGGGAATAGTGCAACATATCTATATGTAATGTTGGTGCACCTTCCTTGCTGGGTGCTTTGTGTTCATATATTGTTACATCGTTGTCACTGA